Genomic segment of Peribacillus frigoritolerans:
ATTCATGGATATGGCTCGCTTGTTGAATGAAGTTTCTCAACAATTGAATAAATCAGCTCAAATCCTTGAAGACACAGATAATCAGATTGCTAGTCAAATTCGCGGATAATCATTAGGTCAATGAGATAAAGAAATTTCTAGGAAAAAGCGCCGCGACTCTTTATGAAGATCGTGGTGCTTTTTTGCTTTAAAGAGGTGGTTTCCATATATATTCAACTAACGATTGATTTAAACAGGTATACAGGGGAAGTATTTGATTTGCAAGTGTCGAATTACCGCTCCATCAAAAAGGTTGTGGAAATCATATGGCAGGTAAAGGATATTGCCAGTGCACCTAAAGAAGGCTATTGGGTGCGGGTCCAGAATAAAGAGTTCGTATGTTCAGGTTATGAAACCCTGCTTGATAGCGGAATTACGACGGGGGACCGCCTAGAGATCCTCTAATGGATTAAGTGTGGACTCTTTATAGGAAAAAAGTCTAAAGCCCTTTAGCAGGGGTAAAGGAGTTACATAAAATGGATGAGAAAAAATCCTCATATCTGGAGAAAAAAACAGAAGCTGCAATGATGAAGGATGATAATGGGCATTTGTTCGTTTTCCAACGGGCAAAATTATCGATGCAAGACCCACTGGAATTACAGCTTATTCATG
This window contains:
- a CDS encoding EsaB/YukD family protein, with amino-acid sequence MYIQLTIDLNRYTGEVFDLQVSNYRSIKKVVEIIWQVKDIASAPKEGYWVRVQNKEFVCSGYETLLDSGITTGDRLEIL